Proteins from one Mus pahari chromosome 10, PAHARI_EIJ_v1.1, whole genome shotgun sequence genomic window:
- the Uba5 gene encoding ubiquitin-like modifier-activating enzyme 5: MADSVERLRQRVEELEQELARERIGRSGGDGHCGRTRIQEMSDEVVDSNPYSRLMALKRMGIVSDYKKVRTYAVAIVGVGGVGSVTAEMLTRCGIGKLLLFDYDKVELANMNRLFFQPYQAGLSKVHAAEHTLRNINPDVLFEVHNYNITTVEHFEHFMNRISNGGLEEGQPVDLVLSCVDNFEARMAINTACNELGQTWMESGVSENAVSGHIQLMIPGESACFACAPPLVVASNIDEKTLKREGVCAASLPTTMGVVAGILVQNVLKFLLKFGTVSFYLGYNAMQDFFPTMFMKPNPQCDDKNCRKQQEEYKKRAAALPTQEAEPQEEAEVVHEDNEWGIELVSEVSEEELKNSSGPIPTLPEGITVAYTVPKKTEDSASEVTVEDSGESLEDLMAKMKNM, from the exons ATGGCCGACTCGGTGGAGCGGCTGCGACAGCGGGTTGAGGAGCTGGAGCAGGAACTCGCCCGGGAGAGAATCGGGCGCTCCGGAGGGGACGGCCACTGCGGCCGGACCCGCATCCAGGAGATGAGCGACGAGGTGGTGGACTCCAATCCCTACAG ccGTCTGATGGCATTGAAACGGATGGGAATTGTCAGTGACTATAAG AAAGTCCGCACCTATGCTGTAGCAATAGTAGGTGTTGGTGGAGTTGGTAGTGTGACTGCTGAGATGCTGACAAGATGTGGCATTGGTAAG TTGCTACTCTTTGACTACGACAAGGTGGAGCTGGCCAACATGAATCGGCTTTTCTTCCAGCCATACCAAGCAGGACTGAGTAAGGTCCACGCAGCAGAGCACACCCTGAG GAACATTAACCCTGATGTTCTGTTTGAAGTTCACAACTACAATATCACCACAGTGGAACACTTTGAACATTTCATGAACAGAATAAG tAATGGTGGATTAGAAGAAGGACAACCTGTTGACCTAGTTCTTAGCTGTGTGGACAACTTTGAAGCCCGAATGGCAATAAATACA GCTTGTAATGAACTTGGTCAGACATGGATGGAATCTGGGGTCAGTGAAAATGCAGTCTCTGGGCACATCCAGCTAATGATCCCTGGAGAGTCGGCTTGCTTTGCG TGTGCGCCACCACTTGTAGTTGCTTCAAATATTGATGAAAAAACCCTGAAACGAGAAGGCGTCTGCGCAGCCAGTCTCCCCACCACCATGGGCGTGGTGGCCGGTATCTTGGTACAAAATGTATTAAA gtttTTGTTAAAATTTGGCACTGTCAGTTTTTACCTTGGATACAATGCAATGCAGGATTTTTTCCCTACCATGTTCATGAAGCCGAACCCTCAGTGTGATGACAAAAACTGTAGGAAGCAACAAGAAGAATACAAG aagagggcagcagcGTTGCCCACGCAGGAGGCTGAGccccaggaggaggcagaggtggttCATGAGGACAACGAGTGGG GCATTGAGCTGGTATCTGAGGTTTCAGAAGAGGAACTGAAGAACTCTTCAGGTCCCATTCCCACTTTACCTGAAGGCATTACAGTGGCATACACAGTCCCAAAGAAG ACAGAGGATTCTGCTTCTGAAGTAACAGTGGAAGATTCTGGTGAAAGCTTGGAAGATCTTATGGCCAAGATGAAGAACATGTAG